From the Methanobacterium sp. BAmetb5 genome, the window GTCCCGTTGACCATTTTATAATCGATGTCTGTTCCTATAACCCCGGCTCCAACCATCCCGGCTTCAATGAGTATGCCTCCCGTTCCACAGAAGGGATCCAGCAGGGTCTGGTCTTTTTTAATTCGGGTGAGGTTTACCATGCACCGGGCTAGTTTGGGGCTCATGGATCCTGGATAGAAAAAGGGCCTTTTATGGGGTTTAAGGTTAAAAAAGTGTTTTTTGGAAATTTTACCTATTTGGTTTCCAGCAATGGCTTGGCCATCCTTTAAAACAACCCTGATGAATGTGGAAGGATTTTCCAGGTTAACCCTTACCTGGTCACTCACCCGGGACTTTATAATCCCTCCCAGATCCCATTCCAGTTTAGAAGTGTTGAGTTTGGATTTTTTATCCATTTTCTTAACTCTTACTGCATAACTGGAACCAACGATTTCACCCCAGGGATATTTTTCCGCTTCAGTGAGGAGATCATTTTCATCTACCTGGAGGAGGATCTGGAATACTTCGTGAGTGTAGGATAACCTCTCAATTACCCTTCCCAAATCTTCTGGATTTTTGTGAGGAATGTCCAGAATTAATAGTCCTTCTTGTTCCATCTTTAAGTGGTATTTTACTTCTTCACAATTCATTACTGCGTCCACTTCCGCTCGGGGGAGTGTGGAATGTTCTTTAGATAATAAGAGAGCTATTTCCATAGGTTGGATATCCTCCGGGATAACATTTTAGGGAGAATTGAAAAAAGGATGCCTCTTTTAAGTAATTCTTTAATGAGGATGGATTGGCTGTCCATATCTCCATAATGGGAAATTATATCTTCGGCACCTTCGTCCTTTAGTTTTCGGAACATGTACTCCAGATCAGCATCAGTCAATGATTTGAAAATTTTGTGAACCATTAACTGTGCTTTTAACTCTTTTCTAAATTCTTCATGGTATTCCTGAGGATAATTAGCCAGGAGTTCTATGTTTTCATTTTCCAGAGCCTGTGAAGCTGCCCTTGATGCTATTTCTGCACAGGTGAAACCCATTATCAGACCACCACCAGTGGTGGGTTTGACCTGGGACGCTGCATCTCCCAGAAGAAGTACTCTATCTTTAACCAGTTGTTTTTGCGAGTTATACTTGGGAATAACCCCATAATATTTCTTTAAAATAGTTGATCTCCGGAGTTCGGGGCGTTTGGCTATCAATTCTTTGAGTAATATGTTTAACTGTTGATAATTACAATCTGCGAAGAGACCTACTCGTGCCGTGCTTTCAGATAAGGGAATGACCCATAAAAAACCAGGAGATACCCTTGAATCAACGTAAAGGTGAACGTAGTCCTTTTGAAAACGTTTTTCACCCACATCGACCAGATACTGGGCAGCCTGGAATGATTCCACCAGTGGGTTGAATTTTTCAGATATGGTAGAAGCGTGCCCATCTGCCCCCACCACCACTGTCGCTGATATCCTGTCATTTTCCTTATTTTTGATGTCTATAACACCACGGAGGGTATCTACCTTTTCCACCTTTTGATTGAGGAATATGTCTGCCCCGGCATCTTCAGCAAGTTTGGCTAAAAACTTGTCGTACCCTACCCTGTCCAGAACGTATGCTTCTGGTTTATCCTTTTGAACTGATAGTATGGTATCTTCAGGGGAGTGGAGAAATGCTCCGTGAACCGGGTTAATTATAAATTTATCGGGTAGAAGATTCACTTTTTTAATTCTTTTACCTAAAAGTCCCGCGCACTGGAGTGGAACGCCAATTTCCCTTTTTTTCTCAAGTACGGCTACTTTATAGCCTTTTTCTGCCATGTGCCTGGCCAAGGTTGAGCCTACTGGTCCGGCACCAACCACTGCCACATCGTAGTTCTTCATATCAATCTCAAAGTAATGATTATTTATTTTTTTGTAAATTTTGGATATTGTTAAAATTAAATATCAAAAAATTGGTAATAATTGGCATATGCACTTAATATGAGCATATACTAATCCAAATATTCAGCAAGCTATCTTTTAAACTTTTGGTCATATTCCTCAATAATGGATCTTTTGGGTATTTTATGGTTCTCTGGTTTTAAATCCACTTCCTCACCCATGGTAAGTCTATCAATTATATCCTCCACCTCCCGGGGATTGGGAACATCTTCCAGAATTATATTGGTGTGTTCATGACCCCCATAGATTTCTATGTCTCCGGCAGAGAATAAACGATCGAATATGCCCTGATCTACATCTATATCTTGGATCTTGCTGTAATGAATGTAGGATCTTTTCTTTCTAATTATTCCCCTTTTCACCACCACCCTCTGGGTGGTAATCTGATATTTTTTCTGTCTCCAGGAAATCATATCCCATATTATTGATAGTATCAGGAAAAGGATGATCAACAGGAGGAGGTAGTAGGTGGCCTGGATCAGGGGGAGCTGAACATATTGCACCGAGTAATTCTCTAAAGCGATTGCTACCACTATTACGTACCGGAAAAGGTAAAAAACCACTAGTAAAAGTATTAATTTAAGAATGGTCCATTTCATGCTGGCTAAAAATCGGGGACGCGTCTCAAACACCAGCCTCTCCCCAGGATTGTTATTATTATTATTTCGGTTAAACATTATCTCATCTACCACCATTCACACATAAACAAGTATTCCATTGTATAAATAACCTATTATCATCTTCTATAAAGTATTTTACAACTTTTAGTATAAATTTAATATTCTAAATAGTTTTATCTGCATCCTTTAACTAACTTTTAAGTGATGATTAAAAAGAGGATCATTATACAGGAAACCAATATATTGCTCACATCAGACATTGAGCCCAGTTACGTTGTTGGTTTTATCACCCGCCAGAGAGAAGAACTGAAACGCTTTATCCGGATGAACAAGGAGTTTCAAACCAGCCTGGAACCGTTAAAAGTGGTTTCCACACCAGAAATAGTGAAGATGATGGCCAGTTCTGCCCAGATAGCTGGTGTGGGACCCATGGCCGCAGTGGCCGGAACCATCTCCCAGCTCACCCTTAACTTTTTACTCAAACAGGGTGCAAAGTACGTTATTGTGGACAATGGCGGTGACATAGCCCTTAAAACCAAT encodes:
- a CDS encoding TIGR01177 family methyltransferase; translated protein: MEIALLLSKEHSTLPRAEVDAVMNCEEVKYHLKMEQEGLLILDIPHKNPEDLGRVIERLSYTHEVFQILLQVDENDLLTEAEKYPWGEIVGSSYAVRVKKMDKKSKLNTSKLEWDLGGIIKSRVSDQVRVNLENPSTFIRVVLKDGQAIAGNQIGKISKKHFFNLKPHKRPFFYPGSMSPKLARCMVNLTRIKKDQTLLDPFCGTGGILIEAGMVGAGVIGTDIDYKMVNGTKKNLEHCGISNYQVFQEDARKLELPHKVDAIVTDPPYGISASTRGEKSHDLYHQAMESLQGLIKEDGLVCLATPHYLDLDEILAGTKFKIIEQHHIRMHKSLTRVISLLSLV
- a CDS encoding NAD(P)/FAD-dependent oxidoreductase; its protein translation is MLTISKIYKKINNHYFEIDMKNYDVAVVGAGPVGSTLARHMAEKGYKVAVLEKKREIGVPLQCAGLLGKRIKKVNLLPDKFIINPVHGAFLHSPEDTILSVQKDKPEAYVLDRVGYDKFLAKLAEDAGADIFLNQKVEKVDTLRGVIDIKNKENDRISATVVVGADGHASTISEKFNPLVESFQAAQYLVDVGEKRFQKDYVHLYVDSRVSPGFLWVIPLSESTARVGLFADCNYQQLNILLKELIAKRPELRRSTILKKYYGVIPKYNSQKQLVKDRVLLLGDAASQVKPTTGGGLIMGFTCAEIASRAASQALENENIELLANYPQEYHEEFRKELKAQLMVHKIFKSLTDADLEYMFRKLKDEGAEDIISHYGDMDSQSILIKELLKRGILFSILPKMLSRRISNLWK
- a CDS encoding PH domain-containing protein — translated: MFETRPRFLASMKWTILKLILLLVVFYLFRYVIVVAIALENYSVQYVQLPLIQATYYLLLLIILFLILSIIWDMISWRQKKYQITTQRVVVKRGIIRKKRSYIHYSKIQDIDVDQGIFDRLFSAGDIEIYGGHEHTNIILEDVPNPREVEDIIDRLTMGEEVDLKPENHKIPKRSIIEEYDQKFKR